The proteins below are encoded in one region of Paracoccus methylovorus:
- a CDS encoding plastocyanin/azurin family copper-binding protein gives MKIQPATAKPRAGTNAVPGWMLSKLGVRNVVSSQEEWPTVGWETLAKANPTFIVAAEMNRRRFPADYIAVKREYLTGDPVTSEMEPEYLMVQPGDTVKFIAADPGHNAATIAGMIPGDGRKFVGKINEEIEVILTDAGIWGIKCSPHYTMGMVMLIQVGDTPANEADLPDNLPDAARQRMLDILERRDAES, from the coding sequence CGCGCGGGAACCAATGCCGTGCCGGGCTGGATGCTGTCGAAACTGGGCGTCAGGAACGTCGTCTCCTCGCAAGAGGAATGGCCGACCGTGGGCTGGGAAACCCTCGCCAAGGCAAACCCGACCTTCATCGTCGCGGCCGAGATGAACCGCCGCCGTTTTCCGGCCGACTACATCGCCGTCAAGCGCGAGTATCTGACCGGTGATCCCGTCACCAGCGAAATGGAGCCCGAATACCTGATGGTCCAGCCCGGGGATACGGTCAAATTCATTGCCGCCGATCCCGGCCACAACGCCGCCACCATCGCCGGAATGATCCCCGGAGATGGCAGGAAGTTCGTGGGCAAGATCAACGAAGAGATCGAGGTCATCCTGACCGACGCGGGGATCTGGGGTATCAAATGCTCGCCGCATTACACCATGGGCATGGTGATGTTGATTCAGGTCGGCGACACCCCGGCCAACGAGGCCGACCTGCCTGACAACCTGCCCGATGCCGCGCGCCAACGCATGCTGGACATCCTTGAACGGCGCGATGCCGAAAGCTGA